Proteins encoded in a region of the Leifsonia sp. PS1209 genome:
- a CDS encoding DUF6153 family protein, with protein MLADGISMNTRTWRRLFILLIAVAGIVTGLLAMHVVSTPVSQSHEFAASHVAAGVADQAPSHGTAADPWALPAAMSATGTTSACAAGGCDPMHDMTVMVCTLALLAATILLLAPALARALLGAGTRAAPSTLIRTAARTIGWSPPSFLALSVDRR; from the coding sequence ATGCTCGCCGACGGCATCTCGATGAACACCCGCACGTGGCGCCGCCTGTTCATCCTCCTGATCGCGGTCGCGGGCATCGTCACGGGCCTCCTGGCCATGCACGTGGTCAGCACACCGGTGAGCCAATCGCACGAATTCGCCGCGTCCCACGTGGCGGCCGGTGTCGCGGACCAGGCTCCGTCTCACGGAACCGCCGCGGACCCCTGGGCTCTCCCTGCGGCGATGTCAGCCACGGGAACGACCAGCGCCTGCGCCGCCGGCGGTTGCGACCCGATGCACGACATGACCGTCATGGTGTGCACGCTCGCGCTGCTCGCCGCGACCATCCTGCTGCTGGCTCCCGCTCTGGCCAGGGCTCTGCTCGGTGCCGGCACTCGCGCCGCACCCTCCACCCTGATCCGGACGGCCGCCAGGACCATCGGATGGTCGCCGCCGTCTTTTCTTGCTCTCTCCGTCGACCGCAGATGA
- a CDS encoding M23 family metallopeptidase, producing MKRTEPVSPSPRRAPAAGRVGLLGRPGSIRHRMRALVAAIGVATVFAVGAVAAPAYADQYPSWQDVQNAKANAGAASAQVDRINGLISQLKGEVAATQAEAVKRGEELQAAEAAFDDANIKADLIQKQADESQKKADDASVQAGKLAAQLYRTGGRNLTANLFLSGNGASSASPDKLLSDLGSMSKLVEQSNRVYTDAKAAQNTAKALAAQAVVAKAEREKLRIAAEAALKAAAEAAKAAQDKLAEQQKQIVVMQAQLAALRDTVSKTVAGYEAGVAAAAAAAAAQGSGGLPGGYVGPQGWAVPAAGPITDGFGSRPSPGGVGSTYHQGIDIGAGCNSPIYAAYPGVVEYAGPNGSYGNFVLINHGSGVQTGYAHIRNGGILVGIGQSVSAGQPIARVGTTGASTGCHLHFEVRLGGVKIDGIPFMRERQAPLG from the coding sequence ATGAAGCGCACTGAACCGGTCTCACCCAGCCCCCGACGAGCCCCCGCCGCCGGGCGCGTCGGCCTGCTCGGCCGCCCAGGCTCCATCCGGCACCGGATGCGCGCCCTCGTCGCCGCCATCGGCGTCGCGACCGTCTTCGCGGTCGGCGCCGTCGCGGCCCCCGCGTACGCGGACCAGTACCCGAGCTGGCAGGACGTCCAGAACGCCAAGGCCAACGCCGGGGCGGCCTCCGCTCAGGTCGACAGGATCAACGGGCTCATCAGCCAGCTCAAGGGCGAGGTGGCCGCCACGCAAGCCGAGGCCGTCAAGCGCGGTGAGGAACTGCAGGCGGCGGAGGCCGCGTTCGACGACGCCAACATCAAGGCAGACCTCATCCAGAAGCAGGCGGACGAGAGCCAGAAGAAGGCGGACGACGCAAGCGTTCAGGCCGGCAAGCTCGCTGCCCAGCTGTACCGCACCGGCGGTCGCAACCTCACAGCCAACCTCTTCCTGAGCGGCAACGGCGCCTCGAGCGCCAGCCCGGACAAGCTGCTCTCCGACCTCGGCAGCATGTCGAAGCTGGTCGAGCAGTCCAACAGGGTCTACACCGACGCCAAGGCCGCTCAGAACACCGCGAAAGCGCTCGCCGCGCAGGCCGTCGTGGCCAAGGCGGAGCGCGAGAAGCTGCGGATCGCCGCGGAGGCAGCGCTGAAGGCAGCGGCGGAGGCCGCGAAGGCCGCGCAGGACAAGCTCGCGGAGCAGCAGAAGCAGATCGTCGTGATGCAGGCGCAGCTCGCCGCTCTGCGCGACACCGTCAGCAAGACCGTCGCCGGCTACGAGGCCGGTGTCGCGGCGGCAGCAGCAGCCGCGGCCGCGCAGGGCTCCGGCGGACTGCCGGGCGGCTACGTCGGCCCGCAGGGCTGGGCCGTCCCCGCCGCCGGCCCGATCACCGACGGCTTCGGCTCCCGCCCGTCGCCGGGCGGCGTCGGCAGCACATACCACCAGGGCATCGACATCGGCGCGGGATGCAACTCGCCGATCTACGCCGCATATCCGGGCGTCGTCGAGTACGCGGGCCCCAACGGCTCGTACGGCAACTTCGTCCTGATCAACCACGGAAGCGGTGTGCAGACCGGTTATGCGCACATCCGCAACGGAGGGATCCTCGTCGGCATCGGCCAGTCGGTCAGTGCCGGCCAGCCGATCGCACGCGTCGGCACGACCGGCGCATCCACGGGGTGCCACCTGCACTTCGAGGTGCGCCTCGGCGGCGTGAAGATCGACGGGATTCCGTTCATGAGGGAAAGGCAGGCACCACTTGGCTAG
- a CDS encoding DUF305 domain-containing protein, giving the protein MNIRLIALASGALLTATALAGCTPGPSGDGSGMGNMPGMDHSSSTDAATSDHNHADVTFAMEMVAHHQQAIEMSDTLLAKQGVDAQVTGLAQKIKAAQQPEIDTMNGWLRTWGQETGMGGMDMDGSGMMSQQDMDALTAASGTEASRLFLTQMIQHHEGAVTMATAETEKGQATDAVALAKKIVTAQTAEIAEMKKLLASL; this is encoded by the coding sequence ATGAACATCAGACTGATCGCGCTCGCCTCCGGCGCCCTCCTGACCGCAACGGCACTGGCCGGATGCACCCCCGGCCCCTCCGGGGACGGCTCCGGGATGGGGAACATGCCGGGGATGGACCACAGCTCCAGCACGGACGCCGCGACCTCCGACCACAACCACGCAGACGTCACGTTCGCGATGGAGATGGTAGCCCACCATCAGCAGGCCATCGAGATGTCCGACACCCTGCTGGCCAAGCAGGGTGTCGACGCGCAGGTGACCGGGCTCGCGCAGAAGATCAAGGCTGCTCAACAGCCGGAGATCGACACCATGAACGGGTGGCTCCGGACCTGGGGGCAGGAGACCGGCATGGGCGGTATGGACATGGACGGCAGCGGCATGATGTCGCAGCAGGACATGGACGCGCTCACCGCGGCGTCCGGCACCGAGGCATCCCGGCTGTTCCTTACCCAGATGATCCAGCACCACGAGGGCGCCGTCACCATGGCGACGGCCGAGACCGAAAAGGGACAGGCGACCGACGCCGTCGCGCTGGCGAAGAAGATCGTCACAGCGCAGACCGCCGAGATCGCCGAGATGAAGAAGCTCCTCGCGAGCCTCTGA
- a CDS encoding PfkB family carbohydrate kinase, with translation MSPTLFASGFATVDVVLGDPLAVTAGGTAVNVTLAMESLGWSTGFAGTIGDDPAGDYLHDYLADRGVYVDHLTRHPAWTTPVVVQKRVRGDHEWRFSCPVCGARFAKHRPGPAAIAESIALAIPAPDVYFFDRATLFGIRLAEIWGAQGTTVVFEPAGLGRPFLFRRAAEAASLIKYSEERGPAFASQLNDVDAVLVETLGSAGARYRLSDASTFSDVLPAFAVDQMVDSAGAGDWTTAGLLQRLGRNGDIADALERPTTIRDAVQSGQRFGADACSWQGVRPESMTELPACDIEAFVCPRVIREGQLLTV, from the coding sequence ATGTCGCCCACACTCTTCGCATCCGGATTCGCAACCGTCGATGTTGTTCTCGGCGATCCGTTGGCGGTCACCGCTGGCGGGACCGCGGTCAACGTCACACTTGCGATGGAATCGCTTGGCTGGTCGACGGGGTTCGCTGGAACCATCGGGGACGATCCGGCAGGCGACTACCTACACGACTACCTCGCCGACCGAGGTGTGTACGTAGACCACCTAACGAGACACCCCGCCTGGACTACGCCCGTCGTAGTGCAGAAACGGGTTCGAGGGGACCACGAGTGGCGGTTCAGCTGCCCGGTCTGCGGTGCGCGGTTCGCCAAGCACCGTCCCGGCCCTGCCGCCATCGCTGAGAGCATCGCCCTCGCCATTCCCGCCCCTGACGTTTACTTCTTCGACAGGGCAACGTTGTTCGGCATCCGCCTGGCAGAGATCTGGGGAGCCCAGGGCACAACGGTTGTCTTCGAACCCGCTGGACTCGGCCGCCCCTTCCTTTTCCGGCGTGCTGCCGAGGCCGCCAGCTTGATCAAGTACTCGGAGGAGCGCGGCCCCGCATTCGCTTCCCAACTGAACGACGTTGACGCTGTTCTCGTCGAAACGCTCGGTTCCGCCGGCGCCCGCTACCGCCTGAGCGATGCCAGCACCTTTTCCGATGTGCTTCCCGCATTCGCAGTCGATCAGATGGTGGACAGCGCGGGCGCGGGCGATTGGACGACGGCTGGGCTGCTGCAGCGCCTTGGCCGCAATGGGGATATCGCCGACGCACTCGAACGGCCGACGACCATCCGCGATGCCGTCCAGTCGGGCCAACGGTTCGGAGCGGACGCCTGTAGCTGGCAAGGGGTACGCCCCGAGTCGATGACGGAGTTGCCAGCGTGCGACATCGAAGCTTTCGTCTGCCCACGAGTGATTCGGGAAGGTCAGCTACTGACCGTTTGA
- a CDS encoding MFS transporter, producing MTTMSLGITALPQRSPLVTRPLLLRFVSIVACSVGFFLPLAAVPLLADATSPVGGGVANGALLAATVAGELASPWLMQRVGVRVVLAAGLVLLGASTFVLLFSVSLPVLVSTGVLRGLGFALAIVAGGAVTAAIVPPDRRGEGLALAGLVSAVPSLLALPLGVTLSAVAGPGWVFAIAGAVPLLAVASVGGLPGRAAGAQTARVSSRTSGRSGASILAGLRSPELLRPALVFAASAAVAGVVVTCVPGALTGSASALAPALLLVQPAAAGLGRWLAGRYGDRLGHRRLFLPGIALSAAGMAAMAAAASAPLVLAGGVVFGLGFGALQNSTISAMYERADERQFATVSALWNAGYDGGMAAGAFAVSALAALVGPAVAFLALAVALPFVLTLVRRSASTTASTTRPTR from the coding sequence ATGACCACCATGAGCCTCGGCATCACCGCCCTTCCGCAGCGTTCCCCGCTGGTGACGCGTCCGCTCCTGCTGCGCTTCGTCTCGATCGTCGCCTGCTCCGTGGGCTTCTTTCTCCCGCTCGCCGCCGTGCCGCTGCTTGCGGACGCGACCTCGCCGGTCGGCGGCGGCGTCGCCAACGGCGCGCTGCTCGCGGCGACCGTCGCCGGCGAGCTCGCCTCGCCGTGGTTGATGCAGCGGGTCGGCGTCCGGGTGGTCCTCGCGGCGGGGCTCGTGCTGCTCGGAGCGTCGACGTTCGTCCTGCTGTTCTCGGTGTCCCTTCCCGTTCTGGTGTCCACGGGCGTGCTGCGGGGCCTGGGCTTCGCGCTGGCGATCGTCGCGGGAGGCGCGGTGACCGCTGCGATCGTCCCGCCCGATCGCCGCGGCGAGGGCCTCGCGCTCGCCGGGCTGGTGAGCGCCGTTCCGTCGCTGCTCGCGCTGCCGCTCGGGGTGACACTCAGCGCCGTGGCTGGTCCCGGATGGGTGTTCGCGATCGCCGGGGCGGTGCCTCTGCTCGCGGTGGCCTCGGTCGGCGGGCTGCCCGGGCGGGCAGCAGGGGCGCAGACGGCGCGGGTCTCCTCGCGAACCTCCGGACGGTCGGGAGCCAGCATCCTCGCGGGTCTGCGCTCCCCGGAACTGCTGCGGCCGGCGCTCGTGTTCGCGGCCTCCGCTGCCGTCGCCGGGGTGGTCGTCACCTGTGTCCCCGGTGCGCTGACCGGCTCCGCCTCCGCTCTCGCTCCCGCCCTGCTGCTGGTGCAGCCGGCCGCGGCGGGGCTGGGACGCTGGCTCGCCGGCCGGTACGGCGACCGTCTCGGGCACCGCCGCCTGTTCCTCCCCGGCATCGCCCTCTCCGCCGCCGGTATGGCCGCGATGGCGGCGGCTGCCAGCGCTCCACTCGTGCTCGCCGGCGGTGTGGTCTTCGGCCTCGGCTTCGGCGCCCTGCAGAACAGCACCATCTCCGCCATGTACGAGCGCGCCGACGAACGCCAGTTCGCCACCGTCAGTGCCCTCTGGAACGCGGGCTACGACGGCGGGATGGCGGCGGGCGCGTTCGCGGTCAGCGCCCTCGCCGCCCTGGTCGGGCCGGCCGTCGCTTTCCTCGCCCTCGCCGTGGCACTGCCGTTCGTCCTCACGCTCGTGCGGCGCAGCGCATCCACCACTGCATCCACCACCCGTCCCACCCGATAA
- the tilS gene encoding tRNA lysidine(34) synthetase TilS, which produces MHLNGSSGAEPPRAERRPRLTPPIADARRAVRTALAAAAALEAPDAHDDHGPERPHPLSAGALVLVGLSGGADSLALAAATAFEAPRAGYRAGAVIVDHGLQPGSADVAAAAATTARGLGLDPVIVETVTVDADSSGPEAAARAARHAAFSRARASTGAERILLAHTLDDQAETVLLGLARGSGPGSLQGMAADTGTLLRPFLALRRETTHAFCADSGLTPWEDPHNADPSYARVRVRSTVLPVLERELGPGIAEALARTAEQLREDDDALDGLALEWALELVTQTDDGAVALDVRGLAADPAALRQRIIRLVVSAEFGVSLSRAHTLAVAELITDWHGQGPLSLPGVRVVRQNGLLMFSPNS; this is translated from the coding sequence ATGCACCTCAACGGTTCTTCAGGCGCCGAACCGCCCCGCGCCGAACGCCGCCCCCGTCTCACCCCGCCGATCGCGGACGCGCGGCGTGCGGTGCGCACCGCACTGGCAGCGGCGGCGGCGCTCGAAGCCCCGGATGCGCACGACGACCACGGGCCGGAGCGACCGCATCCACTGTCCGCCGGCGCGCTGGTGCTCGTCGGCCTGAGCGGGGGAGCGGACTCGCTCGCCCTCGCGGCAGCGACCGCCTTCGAGGCGCCGCGCGCCGGATACCGGGCGGGCGCCGTGATCGTCGACCACGGTCTGCAGCCTGGCTCTGCCGACGTCGCCGCCGCAGCAGCCACCACCGCCCGCGGTCTGGGCCTCGACCCCGTGATCGTCGAGACGGTGACAGTGGATGCGGACAGCTCCGGTCCCGAGGCCGCCGCCCGTGCCGCCCGCCACGCCGCGTTCTCCCGGGCACGCGCATCCACGGGCGCTGAGCGCATCCTGCTGGCGCACACGCTCGACGACCAGGCGGAGACGGTCCTGCTCGGGCTCGCACGCGGCTCTGGCCCGGGCAGCCTGCAGGGCATGGCGGCGGACACCGGCACACTGCTGCGCCCGTTCCTCGCGCTGCGCAGGGAGACCACGCACGCCTTCTGCGCTGACAGCGGGCTGACCCCGTGGGAGGACCCGCACAACGCCGACCCGTCGTACGCGAGGGTGCGGGTGCGCTCGACCGTGCTCCCCGTGCTCGAACGGGAGCTGGGTCCCGGCATCGCCGAGGCGCTCGCCCGCACGGCGGAGCAGCTGCGCGAGGACGACGACGCGCTCGACGGCCTCGCCCTCGAATGGGCGCTCGAACTGGTGACCCAGACCGACGACGGAGCGGTCGCCCTCGACGTGCGCGGGCTCGCGGCCGACCCTGCCGCCCTGCGCCAGAGGATCATCCGGCTGGTCGTCTCCGCCGAGTTCGGGGTGTCGCTCAGCCGCGCGCACACGCTCGCGGTCGCCGAGCTGATCACCGACTGGCACGGCCAGGGTCCGCTCAGCCTCCCAGGCGTTAGAGTTGTCAGGCAGAACGGGCTGCTCATGTTTTCCCCCAACTCTTAA
- a CDS encoding site-specific integrase codes for MGSIESYETAAGKRYRVQYRTPDHRNTMKRGFTTKRAAELFLSSVNVSQAKGEWVDPTKARTPVSHVAEEWFRAQVQVKPTTRSGYRFHLDKYVLPRWGATRLVDVRHGDVQAWVGELSTSLGPSMVRQIHLVLAGVLKYAIRDGRITLNPSDGIQLPRLASREHGYLTHTQVRALAAECGDQGDVVLFLAYTGLRWGEMAGLQINRIDFTRRRLDVARAVSEPRGVIVWGTPKNHERRSVPFPELLAVPLEARCAGRDPEEPVFVGADGGVLRAGNFRNRVFNAAVARCMENDETFPRLTPHDLRHTAASLAVSAGANVKSVQRMLGHASAAMTLDVYADLFDDDLDDVANALDAQAAKSVVVKM; via the coding sequence ATGGGATCGATTGAGTCCTACGAGACCGCAGCAGGCAAGCGATATCGGGTCCAGTACCGGACGCCTGACCATCGCAACACGATGAAGCGCGGCTTCACCACGAAACGCGCAGCCGAGCTCTTTCTCTCATCGGTCAATGTCTCGCAAGCCAAGGGAGAGTGGGTCGACCCGACCAAGGCGAGAACCCCGGTCTCGCACGTGGCCGAAGAGTGGTTTCGTGCCCAGGTCCAGGTGAAACCGACGACTCGCTCGGGATACCGATTCCACCTCGACAAGTATGTGCTTCCTCGCTGGGGCGCCACTCGACTGGTGGACGTGCGGCACGGCGACGTTCAAGCATGGGTAGGGGAGCTCTCGACCTCCCTCGGCCCCTCGATGGTGCGGCAGATACATCTCGTCCTGGCGGGGGTGCTGAAGTACGCGATCCGTGATGGGCGCATCACCCTTAACCCGTCCGACGGGATTCAACTGCCGAGGCTGGCGTCACGGGAGCACGGCTACTTGACGCACACGCAAGTGCGGGCGCTGGCGGCGGAATGCGGTGATCAGGGTGACGTCGTCCTCTTCCTTGCGTATACGGGTCTTCGATGGGGCGAGATGGCCGGCCTCCAAATCAATCGAATCGACTTCACTCGCCGACGGCTCGACGTAGCACGAGCGGTCTCAGAACCGCGGGGAGTGATCGTGTGGGGAACGCCGAAGAATCACGAGCGGCGGTCCGTTCCCTTTCCCGAGCTACTTGCAGTTCCGCTCGAGGCGCGGTGCGCCGGTCGCGACCCCGAGGAGCCGGTATTCGTCGGCGCCGACGGCGGTGTGCTGCGGGCAGGTAATTTCCGCAACCGTGTCTTCAACGCGGCCGTCGCCCGGTGCATGGAGAACGACGAAACCTTCCCACGACTGACTCCCCATGACCTCAGACACACGGCCGCATCGCTCGCCGTCTCGGCCGGCGCGAACGTCAAATCCGTGCAACGGATGCTCGGACACGCGTCCGCCGCGATGACCCTCGACGTCTACGCCGACCTCTTCGACGATGACCTTGACGACGTTGCGAACGCACTCGATGCCCAAGCCGCGAAATCGGTTGTAGTCAAAATGTAG
- a CDS encoding dihydrofolate reductase family protein, which yields MGTLTVAMFMTIDGFTERADGSLISPDWSDEMQQYWSGANAHDGQLLVYGRTAFEFNAAYWPTADTAENGDEYRAFARTMNRLPKVVISDTLEQPGWNATVERGPLDEAVTRIKQRHDGEIVAVGGISLVAALATTGLVDHYRLLLMPRLAGSGRSIFADGIPATDLTLVGSRRLDTGALLLDYDAGREAREGN from the coding sequence ATGGGAACACTCACCGTCGCGATGTTCATGACCATCGACGGATTCACCGAGCGGGCGGACGGCAGTCTGATTTCGCCGGACTGGTCCGACGAGATGCAGCAGTACTGGTCGGGCGCGAACGCGCACGACGGCCAGCTGCTCGTGTACGGACGCACCGCCTTCGAGTTCAACGCGGCGTACTGGCCGACAGCGGACACCGCCGAGAACGGCGACGAGTACCGCGCGTTCGCCCGCACCATGAACCGCCTGCCGAAGGTGGTCATCTCGGACACTCTCGAGCAGCCGGGATGGAACGCCACCGTCGAGCGCGGCCCGCTGGACGAGGCGGTCACCCGCATCAAGCAGCGCCACGACGGTGAAATCGTCGCCGTCGGCGGCATCTCCCTCGTCGCGGCCCTGGCGACAACCGGCCTCGTCGACCACTACCGCCTGCTGCTGATGCCGCGCCTGGCCGGCTCCGGACGCTCCATCTTCGCCGACGGAATCCCCGCCACCGACCTGACGCTGGTCGGCTCCCGCCGGCTCGACACCGGCGCACTGCTGCTCGACTACGACGCTGGGCGGGAAGCACGGGAGGGCAACTGA
- a CDS encoding C40 family peptidase encodes MASQNDRPRVRPGVMIGAGVMGVVTASVGVIAAPAFADDYPSWNDVQQAKANVQNQQAMIDNITQLISGLQSSVDAARVASEKAAEAYFQAKDALTAATKKEADLQKQASAAAEKAKTSQMRAGLLASHLAKSSGGGDLSVDLMLKGGGSGSAADKLLYQLGTMSKLTAQSKDVYEQATKDKNNAESLTAQAKVAKTERQSLAAKADDALKAAQDAQAQAQAALATQQSKSTELVAQLATLKNTSTQTEAAYLQGEQVRAAQAAAAAAAAEAERQRQEQAQNSGGGGGGGNGGGGGGGGGTAPSGGGGGGPVAPPNGNVVDTAIAYARAQLGKPYIFGGEGPGGYDCSGLTMKAYGYAGVYIGSHSVNNQYYTAANRGQLVSYSDKQAGDLIFWGDAPGDFYHVGIYIGGGMMIAAPTEGDVVKIQSVWGSPWYQVARPSA; translated from the coding sequence TTGGCTAGCCAGAACGACAGGCCGCGGGTTCGCCCCGGCGTCATGATCGGCGCGGGCGTCATGGGTGTGGTCACCGCATCCGTCGGCGTCATCGCCGCGCCCGCATTCGCAGACGACTACCCGTCGTGGAACGACGTGCAGCAGGCGAAGGCGAACGTCCAGAACCAGCAGGCGATGATCGACAACATCACCCAGTTGATCTCCGGGCTGCAGTCCTCGGTGGATGCGGCCCGCGTCGCCTCCGAGAAGGCGGCGGAGGCGTACTTCCAGGCGAAGGACGCTCTGACGGCGGCCACCAAGAAGGAAGCCGACCTGCAGAAGCAGGCGTCTGCCGCGGCGGAGAAGGCCAAGACCTCGCAGATGCGCGCCGGTCTGCTCGCCTCCCACCTGGCGAAGTCGAGCGGCGGCGGCGACCTCTCCGTCGATCTGATGCTGAAGGGCGGCGGTTCCGGTTCCGCCGCCGACAAGCTGCTCTACCAGCTGGGCACGATGAGCAAGCTCACCGCCCAGTCGAAGGACGTCTACGAGCAGGCCACCAAAGACAAGAACAACGCGGAGTCGCTGACCGCGCAGGCGAAGGTCGCCAAGACCGAGCGCCAGTCGCTGGCCGCGAAGGCCGACGACGCGCTCAAGGCCGCTCAGGATGCGCAGGCGCAGGCCCAGGCGGCGCTCGCCACCCAGCAGAGCAAGTCCACCGAGCTGGTCGCCCAGCTCGCAACGTTGAAGAACACGTCGACCCAGACCGAGGCCGCGTATCTGCAGGGTGAGCAGGTCAGGGCCGCACAGGCGGCTGCTGCCGCGGCGGCTGCGGAGGCAGAGCGCCAGCGGCAGGAGCAGGCGCAGAACTCCGGCGGCGGCGGAGGTGGCGGCAACGGCGGAGGCGGCGGTGGTGGCGGCGGTACGGCCCCCAGCGGCGGAGGAGGCGGCGGCCCGGTCGCGCCGCCGAACGGCAACGTCGTCGACACGGCGATCGCCTACGCGCGCGCCCAGCTCGGCAAGCCGTACATCTTCGGCGGAGAGGGCCCTGGCGGCTACGACTGCTCCGGCCTCACCATGAAGGCCTACGGGTATGCCGGCGTCTACATCGGCAGCCACTCGGTCAACAACCAGTACTACACCGCTGCCAACCGCGGCCAGCTGGTCTCGTACAGCGACAAGCAGGCGGGTGACCTCATCTTCTGGGGCGACGCTCCCGGCGATTTCTACCACGTGGGCATCTACATCGGCGGCGGCATGATGATCGCGGCCCCCACCGAGGGCGACGTCGTCAAGATCCAGTCCGTCTGGGGCTCCCCCTGGTACCAGGTCGCCCGCCCCAGCGCCTGA
- the hpt gene encoding hypoxanthine phosphoribosyltransferase, whose protein sequence is MELTDVHDDLTEILITEEQIRSRIAELCREIERDYAGKDVLLIGVLKGAVMVMADLARELKIPVTMDWMAVSSYGSGTASSGVVRILKDLDTDLDGKTVLIVEDIIDSGLTLSWLLANLRSRGPESIEICTLLRKPEAARVEIDVKYVGFEIPNQFVVGYGLDYAEKYRNLRGVGILAPSVYS, encoded by the coding sequence ATGGAACTCACGGACGTTCACGACGACCTGACCGAGATTCTCATCACCGAGGAGCAGATCCGCTCCCGTATCGCCGAGCTCTGCCGCGAGATCGAACGCGACTACGCCGGTAAAGACGTCCTCCTGATCGGCGTGCTCAAGGGCGCTGTCATGGTCATGGCCGACCTGGCGCGCGAGCTGAAGATCCCGGTCACGATGGACTGGATGGCCGTGAGCTCGTACGGCTCCGGCACGGCGTCGAGCGGGGTCGTGCGCATCCTGAAAGACCTGGACACCGACCTGGACGGCAAGACCGTTCTGATCGTCGAGGACATCATCGACTCCGGCCTCACCCTGTCGTGGCTGCTGGCCAACCTGCGCTCGCGCGGCCCGGAGTCCATCGAGATCTGCACCCTGCTGCGCAAGCCGGAGGCCGCCAGGGTCGAGATCGACGTGAAGTACGTCGGGTTCGAGATCCCGAACCAGTTCGTGGTCGGCTATGGCCTCGACTACGCGGAGAAGTACCGCAATCTGCGGGGCGTCGGCATTCTCGCGCCCTCCGTGTACAGCTGA
- the ppa gene encoding inorganic diphosphatase — MADFSTQGENTMAEYDAIIEIPKGSRNKYEVDHETGRVYLDRVLYTGFVYPTDYGFFENTLGLDGDPVDVLVLLEYPVFPGVGIKVRPVGVLNMSDEAGSDAKVIAVQYKDPRWAHIQDVDDIPEGTRAEIQHFFEHYKDLEAGKWVKVDGWGDAAEANAIIEAGIAKLAEEGH, encoded by the coding sequence ATTGCAGACTTTTCGACACAAGGAGAGAACACCATGGCCGAATACGATGCGATCATCGAAATCCCCAAGGGGAGCCGCAACAAGTACGAAGTGGACCACGAGACCGGCCGGGTGTACCTCGACCGCGTGCTCTACACCGGGTTCGTCTACCCGACCGACTACGGGTTCTTCGAGAACACGCTGGGCCTCGACGGCGACCCCGTCGACGTGCTCGTGCTGCTCGAGTACCCGGTGTTCCCCGGCGTGGGCATCAAGGTGCGCCCGGTCGGCGTGCTCAACATGAGCGACGAGGCCGGCAGCGACGCCAAGGTGATCGCCGTGCAGTACAAGGACCCGCGCTGGGCGCACATCCAGGACGTCGATGACATCCCGGAGGGCACCCGCGCCGAGATCCAGCACTTCTTCGAGCACTACAAGGACCTCGAGGCCGGCAAGTGGGTCAAGGTCGACGGCTGGGGCGACGCCGCAGAGGCGAACGCCATCATCGAGGCGGGCATCGCCAAGCTCGCCGAAGAGGGCCACTAG